A stretch of the Salvelinus sp. IW2-2015 unplaced genomic scaffold, ASM291031v2 Un_scaffold690, whole genome shotgun sequence genome encodes the following:
- the LOC112068754 gene encoding thrombomodulin: protein MRDTVGILVALTFLLRVKGEAPRGGYCIEKQCFAVFQDQVDFGTAQKHCEDNNGHNGHLMTVRSLISHSILLILLGIHTGNYWIGLQLPSGQCPDQALGLRGYRWITGDNETEFQNWGRFDDVCSSKCISISKYDFEWKEQPCNSKIDGFICEYKLDSPCQHVMVKGDESVLYDNPLGFKGDNLLVLPLGTIATLKSLGSKYICHFEQWIQAPWNCEVFNGGCSHDCSSVNNEPVCTCPPGKTLQDNNVTCEYALNDLCHNSGCAHLCQKKDDSYACMCHHGYALAEDGKECKDIDYCVEDGQCQGQNMECVNRPTLGGFECKCQKGYELEYDKCVDVDECYMGPCDHECTNTIGSYICSCFDGFISMTEDTNRCQLLCLAEECPTECDRSKTYQCYCPIGYLLDDRNGSSICVDIDECEMDSYCHHNCTNTYGGYLCSCDEGFDLVGEYDCVDRETSEGSGFTTPYTPSAKHPTERPFTVKAGGLLGMLVCIVVVILVMVVLIHLILKRRGNLDIAFESQGVGNPDLQQVSTDKYQKLSFDRHFII from the coding sequence atgagggATACTGTAGGAATACTCGTTGCGTTAACATTCCTTTTGAGAGTCAAGGGAGAAGCCCCTCGTGGCGGATACTGCATCGAGAAGCAGTGTTTTGCGGTTTTCCAGGACCAAGTCGACTTTGGAACGGCACAAAAACATTGTGAGGATAATAATGGGCATAATGGACATTTAATGACAGTGCGATCTTTGATATCGCATAGCATCCTTTTAATATTACTCGGTATCCATACTGGAAATTATTGGATTGGTTTGCAGCTACCGAGCGGGCAATGCCCCGACCAAGCGTTGGGTTTACGAGGGTACAGGTGGATAACTGGAGATAATGAAACGGAGTTCCAGAACTGGGGACGCTTTGATGATGTCTGCTCCTCAAAATGCATTTCAATATCAAAATACGACTTTGAATGGAAGGAACAGCCATGCAACAGTAAAATAGATGGATTTATTTGTGAATATAAACTTGACAGTCCTTGCCAACATGTCATGGTAAAAGGGGACGAATCCGTTCTGTACGACAACCCATTGGGGTTCAAGGGAGACAACCTACTGGTATTACCCCTGGGAACCATTGCAACGCTCAAATCCCTCGGATCGAAATATATATGTCACTTTGAACAGTGGATACAAGCACCATGGAATTGCGAGGTATTTAATGGTGGCTGTTCGCATGACTGTTCCTCAGTTAACAATGAACCTGTATGCACCTGTCCACCTGGAAAAACTCTCCAGGACAACAACGTCACATGTGAATATGCGCTAAATGACCTCTGCCATAACTCAGGGTGCGCGCATCTCTGCCAGAAAAAAGATGACAGCTACGCTTGCATGTGTCACCATGGGTACGCACTTGCAGAAGATGGGAAGGAGTGCAAAGACATTGATTATTGTGTCGAGGATGGACAGTGCCAGGGACAAAACATGGAATGTGTCAATAGGCCTACTCTTGGTGGATTTGAATGCAAATGCCAGAAGGGATATGAGTTGGAATATGACAAATGCGTCGATGTGGATGAATGCTACATGGGTCCATGTGACCACGAATGCACGAACACGATAGGCAGTTACATTTGTTCCTGTTTTGATGGATTCATTTCAATGACAGAAGACACCAACAGGTGTCAATTACTTTGTTTAGCAGAAGAGTGTCCCACCGAATGTGATCGTAGTAAAACATATCAATGCTACTGTCCAATAGGTTACTTACTCGATGACAGAAATGGGTCGTCAATTTGTGTCGACATAGATGAATGTGAGATGGATTCTTACTGCCACCATAATTGCACAAATACTTATGGAGGTTACCTGTGTTCTTGTGACGAGGGATTCGACTTGGTTGGTGAATATGATTGTGTTGACAGAGAAACATCGGAGGGTTCAGGTTTTACGACACCATATACACCAAGTGCCAAGCATCCAACTGAGCGCCCTTTCACTGTAAAGGCGGGAGGTCTTCTTGGAATGTTAGTATGTATTGTCGTTGTTATTTTGGTGATGGTTGTACTTATTCACCTTATACTGAAACGTCGAGGTAATTTAGACATTGCTTTCGAAAGCCAAGGCGTTGGTAATCCCGATTTGCAGCAAGTCTCAACGGATAAGTACCAAAAATTGTCATTTGACAGACATTTTATAATATGA